A genome region from Gammaproteobacteria bacterium includes the following:
- the pgsA gene encoding CDP-diacylglycerol--glycerol-3-phosphate 3-phosphatidyltransferase, with protein MSLPDLLGVIRILMTPVVMALVLTDSRAGFLIAAALFVIAAFTDFLDGYFARRWDIGTVLGAFLDSTADKLLVTGTLLALIAVDRVSVWAALIIIAREIIVMTLRGVVAIEGELVRPSIWGKAKANVQYIAIVLAMLRLFEPLGPLFLDEWVMWVAVLLTLASGLGYLQAFRSVVGRVDR; from the coding sequence GTGTCACTACCCGACCTGCTTGGTGTCATCCGAATCTTGATGACCCCAGTGGTGATGGCACTGGTCCTCACCGACAGTCGAGCCGGGTTCCTCATCGCCGCAGCGCTGTTCGTGATCGCAGCGTTCACTGATTTCCTCGACGGGTATTTCGCCAGACGGTGGGACATCGGGACCGTTCTCGGCGCCTTCCTCGACTCGACCGCCGACAAGCTGCTGGTCACCGGCACGCTCCTGGCGCTGATCGCCGTCGATCGCGTGTCGGTGTGGGCGGCGCTGATCATTATCGCCAGGGAGATCATCGTGATGACGCTGCGTGGTGTCGTCGCGATCGAAGGTGAACTCGTCAGGCCGTCGATCTGGGGCAAGGCAAAGGCGAACGTGCAGTACATCGCCATCGTGCTCGCCATGCTTCGTCTCTTCGAGCCGTTGGGGCCGCTGTTCCTCGACGAATGGGTGATGTGGGTGGCGGTGCTTCTGACGCTCGCCTCGGGCTTGGGCTACCTGCAGGCGTTCCGCTCCGTTGTCGGGAGGGTCGATCGGTGA
- a CDS encoding NAD-dependent epimerase/dehydratase family protein — MSVFVTGGSGVVGREVVRLLIAGGRDVRALARSDASAGVVDGLGARTIRGDILDYPGLVNAMRGSETVFHVAGMNTMCVRDREPMRIVNVDGTRNAIRAAAAAGVRRVVYTSSAVTLGERKGETGSESSRHRGWFLSAYERTKFEAERVALGERNGVEVVAVNPSSVQGPGRVTGTGRLLLALLNGRLPFIINTRISLVDITDCARGHLLAETEGASGERYVLSGFTMSMEDAVCILGDVAGVRLRVRTVPASLASLAGLATEAVGRLRKRTPVFCTEMARVIRFGHAYDGSRATRELGLRYTTPHDTIARTVAWYRENGYL; from the coding sequence GTGAGCGTGTTCGTGACCGGCGGCTCCGGCGTCGTCGGTCGTGAAGTCGTCCGACTGCTCATCGCCGGTGGAAGGGACGTTCGGGCGCTGGCCCGATCCGACGCATCGGCCGGCGTTGTCGATGGCCTCGGCGCCCGGACGATCCGGGGAGACATACTCGACTATCCGGGCCTCGTGAACGCGATGCGCGGATCGGAAACGGTCTTCCACGTTGCAGGGATGAACACCATGTGCGTCCGGGATCGGGAACCGATGCGGATCGTGAACGTCGACGGCACCCGCAACGCGATTCGCGCCGCGGCGGCCGCAGGAGTGCGAAGGGTGGTGTACACCTCATCGGCGGTGACTCTCGGTGAACGCAAGGGGGAGACGGGCTCCGAGTCGAGCCGCCATCGCGGATGGTTCCTGTCCGCATACGAACGTACGAAGTTCGAGGCCGAAAGAGTCGCGCTGGGCGAGCGCAACGGTGTCGAAGTGGTCGCCGTCAACCCCTCATCGGTGCAGGGGCCGGGGCGCGTCACCGGCACCGGCCGTCTGCTGCTTGCTCTTCTCAACGGCAGGCTCCCGTTCATCATCAACACCCGAATCAGCCTCGTGGACATCACCGACTGTGCACGAGGCCATCTGCTCGCCGAGACCGAAGGAGCGTCCGGTGAGCGATACGTGCTGTCGGGGTTCACGATGTCCATGGAGGATGCGGTGTGCATACTCGGCGACGTGGCCGGTGTTCGACTTCGTGTACGCACGGTGCCCGCGTCGTTGGCGAGTCTGGCCGGCCTGGCGACCGAGGCCGTCGGTCGGCTTCGGAAACGGACGCCGGTGTTCTGCACGGAGATGGCGCGCGTCATCCGGTTCGGACATGCGTACGACGGATCCAGGGCGACACGAGAGCTTGGTCTTCGCTACACCACGCCGCACGACACCATCGCCAGAACGGTCGCGTGGTACCGCGAGAACGGCTATCTGTAA